The proteins below come from a single Piscinibacter gummiphilus genomic window:
- a CDS encoding ATP-binding protein: MKVSLRTAFVAMLLVATVPVALLMSYLLLEKMRSEQQRLRLDLDREAQVLAEAVENEMQATIEALRIVALSESLRHGDVRDFERAIAGRGPLRSGWKGSFLTDTRGLVIFDTTGAARRGTLPPVPGFRQMLWDEKPLVSNLLQHPPSGQAATVIAIPVVIDGNLRFGLGVWVSWAAWQVIVKRSAPSEGYSVLFDRERRVIARSTDPQHVGKRLPDTAVPGVSTDAATRSVLLAGWGVRRDMATAPVAAGQIRSIGIAWATAAACLLLGVTMALLLARRIRRPLEALARDGGAARLGTVHVREIAALRDALQASHERDQAARDVLRRKADEFETLFNSSPIGLAFAQDRDCENVLRNATMVQLFGRRGGDAEPSVFHEGRPVLPHEMPLCVAARTGQAVAVTELEIRAPHRPVVHAIANAVPLRDAQGRPRGAIAAMVDISARKEVEAQLVEAHEQLKAASQSKDEFLAMLGHELRNPLNAISTAVEVLHHGEMPDAKARSARGIIRRQTLHLSHMIGDLLDMTRILSGKERLVCEPMDLALLVRRTLDMLTITGDTSRHPIERQLDEAWVMADASRLEQVVTNLVGNAIKYTPVGRRIGVEVRAQEGEVIFSVVDEGDGIAPDLLPRVFDLFVQGERTLDRRAGGLGIGLSLVKRLVELHGGTVSAASSTAGSRFEVRLPRVEAARAAPAHTDSAVRPGLRVLVVEDNPDSLQSMCDLLRLDGHKVSGENTGTAGLETLLAEWPDVAIVDIGLPGLNGFELALAARSRGYAGRMIAVSGYGQNEDVQRAMRSGFDLHAVKPVDAQQLRRWLRDGAHMHA; this comes from the coding sequence ATGAAGGTCTCGCTGCGCACCGCCTTCGTGGCCATGCTGCTCGTGGCCACGGTGCCCGTGGCCCTGCTCATGTCGTACCTGCTGCTGGAGAAGATGCGCAGCGAGCAGCAGCGTCTGCGCCTCGACCTCGACCGCGAGGCCCAGGTGCTGGCCGAGGCCGTCGAGAACGAAATGCAGGCGACGATCGAGGCGCTGCGCATCGTGGCGCTCTCCGAATCGCTGCGGCATGGCGACGTGCGTGACTTCGAGCGTGCCATCGCCGGGCGTGGGCCGCTGCGCAGCGGCTGGAAGGGCAGCTTCCTCACCGACACGCGTGGCCTCGTCATCTTCGACACCACGGGCGCTGCGCGTCGCGGCACGCTGCCCCCGGTGCCAGGTTTTCGCCAGATGCTGTGGGACGAGAAGCCGCTCGTCAGCAACCTGCTCCAACACCCGCCGAGCGGGCAGGCCGCGACCGTGATCGCGATTCCCGTGGTGATCGATGGCAACCTGCGCTTCGGGCTCGGCGTGTGGGTGTCCTGGGCCGCCTGGCAGGTGATCGTCAAACGCTCGGCGCCGAGCGAGGGCTACAGCGTGCTCTTCGACCGCGAGCGGCGTGTCATCGCACGCTCCACCGACCCGCAGCACGTGGGCAAGCGCCTGCCCGACACGGCTGTCCCCGGCGTGAGCACGGATGCCGCAACCCGCAGCGTGCTGCTCGCCGGCTGGGGCGTGCGCCGCGACATGGCCACGGCGCCGGTGGCGGCCGGGCAGATCCGCTCCATCGGCATCGCCTGGGCCACGGCGGCGGCCTGCCTGCTGCTGGGTGTGACGATGGCGCTGCTGCTCGCGCGGCGCATCCGGCGCCCGCTGGAGGCACTGGCGCGCGACGGTGGCGCGGCCCGTTTGGGCACGGTGCACGTGCGCGAGATCGCGGCGCTGCGCGACGCGCTGCAAGCCTCGCACGAGCGAGACCAGGCGGCGCGCGATGTGCTTCGGCGCAAGGCCGACGAATTCGAGACGCTCTTCAACAGCTCACCCATCGGCCTCGCCTTCGCGCAGGACCGCGACTGCGAAAACGTGCTGCGCAACGCGACGATGGTGCAGCTCTTCGGCCGCCGCGGCGGTGACGCGGAGCCGAGCGTCTTCCACGAGGGGCGGCCGGTGCTGCCCCACGAGATGCCGCTGTGCGTGGCCGCGCGCACCGGCCAGGCGGTGGCGGTGACGGAGCTGGAGATCCGCGCGCCGCACCGGCCGGTGGTGCACGCCATTGCCAACGCCGTGCCGTTGCGCGATGCGCAAGGGCGCCCGCGTGGCGCCATCGCCGCCATGGTCGACATCAGCGCGCGCAAGGAGGTCGAGGCCCAGCTCGTGGAAGCGCACGAGCAGCTGAAGGCCGCCAGCCAGTCGAAGGATGAGTTCCTCGCCATGCTGGGCCACGAGCTGCGCAACCCGCTGAACGCGATCTCGACGGCGGTGGAGGTGCTGCACCACGGCGAGATGCCGGACGCCAAGGCGCGCAGTGCCCGCGGCATCATCCGCCGCCAGACGCTGCACCTCTCGCACATGATCGGTGACCTGCTCGACATGACGCGCATCCTCTCGGGCAAGGAGCGCTTGGTGTGCGAGCCGATGGATCTCGCACTGCTCGTGCGGCGCACGCTCGACATGCTCACGATCACCGGCGACACCTCGCGGCACCCCATCGAGCGCCAGCTCGACGAAGCGTGGGTGATGGCCGATGCGTCTCGCCTGGAGCAGGTGGTGACCAACCTCGTGGGCAATGCGATCAAGTACACGCCGGTCGGGCGGCGCATCGGCGTGGAGGTGCGCGCACAGGAAGGCGAGGTGATCTTCAGCGTGGTCGACGAGGGCGACGGCATCGCGCCGGACCTGCTGCCACGGGTGTTCGATCTCTTCGTGCAGGGCGAGCGCACGCTGGATCGCAGGGCCGGAGGCCTGGGCATCGGGCTCTCGCTCGTGAAGCGCCTGGTGGAACTGCACGGCGGCACGGTGAGTGCCGCCAGCTCGACTGCGGGCTCACGCTTCGAGGTGCGCCTGCCGCGGGTGGAGGCGGCACGCGCCGCGCCGGCACACACCGACAGCGCCGTGCGCCCGGGCCTTCGCGTGCTGGTGGTGGAAGACAACCCCGATTCGCTGCAATCGATGTGCGACCTGCTGCGGCTCGACGGCCACAAGGTGAGCGGCGAGAACACCGGCACGGCGGGCCTGGAGACGCTGCTCGCCGAATGGCCCGATGTCGCCATCGTCGACATCGGCCTGCCCGGCCTCAATGGCTTCGAACTGGCGCTCGCCGCGCGCTCGCGTGGCTACGCGGGGCGGATGATCGCGGTCTCGGGCTACGGGCAGAACGAAGACGTGCAGCGTGCGATGAGGTCGGGCTTCGACTTGCATGCCGTCAAGCCGGTGGATGCGCAGCAGCTGAGACGCTGGCTGCGCGACGGAGCACACATGCATGCGTGA
- a CDS encoding sigma-54 dependent transcriptional regulator — MSRVLVVEDDVDAARMMAALVAEAGFTVATAQSLREARRHIALDPPELVLLDLQLPDGSGLSLFDDPQSIANTQVVLITGHASLETSIEALRLGAADYLIKPVTARQLEGILSRIIQPKALEAELQGLTDEWKRSGRFGHLWGRSTPMQRIYEQIARVSGTAVTVLITGESGTGKELVARTLHDLSRRRNAPFLAVNCGAISPQLIESEIFGHEKGSFTGAERQHQGFFERANGGTLFLDEVTEMPLALQVKLLRVLETGTFMRVGSTVVQETDVRLVAATNRDPMEAVKAGKLREDLFYRLNVFPIALPTLRERGGDVELLAEHFVAEVSSREGAVKTFSPGARAKLLRYRWPGNVRELRNVVQRNYVMTEGSVIGEEWLPVNGPEREAMSVALSGDELRIRIGTSMAEAERQLILATMRYYNHHKEQAAAVLGISLKTLYNRLKEYSAEEAAAALRQAEASSSAPD, encoded by the coding sequence ATGAGTCGCGTGCTGGTGGTGGAAGACGATGTGGATGCGGCTCGCATGATGGCGGCGCTGGTGGCGGAGGCGGGTTTCACGGTGGCCACGGCGCAGAGCCTGCGTGAGGCCCGGCGCCACATCGCGCTCGACCCACCTGAGCTCGTGCTGCTCGACCTGCAACTGCCCGATGGCAGCGGCCTCTCGCTCTTCGACGACCCGCAATCCATCGCCAACACGCAGGTCGTGCTCATCACCGGCCATGCCTCGCTCGAGACCTCGATCGAAGCGCTGCGCCTGGGCGCGGCCGACTACCTCATCAAGCCCGTGACCGCGCGCCAGCTCGAGGGCATCCTCTCGCGCATCATCCAACCCAAGGCGCTCGAAGCCGAGCTGCAGGGCCTCACCGACGAGTGGAAGCGCAGCGGCCGCTTCGGCCACCTGTGGGGCCGCTCCACGCCGATGCAGCGCATCTACGAGCAGATCGCGCGCGTGAGCGGCACGGCGGTCACCGTGCTCATCACCGGCGAGAGCGGCACCGGCAAGGAACTCGTCGCGCGCACGCTGCACGACCTGAGCCGGCGGCGCAACGCCCCGTTTCTTGCGGTGAACTGCGGCGCGATCTCGCCGCAGCTCATCGAAAGCGAGATCTTCGGGCACGAGAAGGGCAGCTTCACCGGCGCCGAGCGCCAGCACCAGGGCTTCTTCGAGCGCGCCAACGGCGGCACGCTCTTCCTCGACGAAGTGACCGAGATGCCGCTTGCGCTGCAGGTGAAGCTCCTGCGCGTGCTGGAGACCGGCACCTTCATGCGCGTGGGCTCCACCGTCGTGCAGGAGACCGACGTGCGCCTGGTCGCCGCCACCAACCGCGACCCGATGGAGGCGGTGAAGGCCGGCAAGCTGCGTGAAGACCTGTTCTACCGGCTCAACGTGTTTCCGATCGCGCTGCCCACGCTGCGTGAGCGGGGTGGCGATGTGGAGCTGCTCGCCGAGCATTTCGTGGCGGAGGTGAGCAGCCGCGAAGGCGCGGTGAAGACCTTCTCGCCCGGCGCACGGGCCAAGCTGCTGCGTTACCGCTGGCCGGGCAACGTGCGCGAGCTGCGCAACGTGGTACAGCGCAACTACGTGATGACCGAAGGCAGCGTGATCGGCGAGGAGTGGTTGCCGGTCAACGGGCCCGAGCGCGAGGCGATGTCGGTGGCGCTGAGCGGCGACGAGCTGCGCATCCGCATCGGCACCTCGATGGCCGAGGCGGAGCGGCAGCTGATCCTCGCCACCATGCGCTACTACAACCACCACAAGGAGCAGGCCGCGGCCGTGCTCGGCATCAGCCTGAAGACGCTTTACAACCGTCTGAAGGAATACTCGGCCGAGGAAGCGGCGGCGGCGCTGCGGCAGGCCGAGGCCAGCAGCAGCGCGCCGGACTGA
- a CDS encoding isochorismatase family cysteine hydrolase, which produces MATRGTLQTRTPRRPAFAVDGGGTRLPRSATVLLLVDFINPLAFDGGEQLAAPALAAARATKRLKARLAQDGVPTIYANDNYGVWRSDFHDILTYCATRPGATGRMAEWLAPGPDDLVLLKPRHSAFFATPLDLVLSQMHARTLVLAGLAADICVQITAMDATLRGYELWVPADCTAAESEPAKKAALAYMKRVLKADVRRSSSRPPRA; this is translated from the coding sequence ATGGCCACACGCGGCACGCTGCAGACGCGCACGCCGCGGCGCCCGGCGTTCGCAGTCGATGGCGGCGGCACGCGCCTGCCGCGCAGCGCGACGGTTCTGCTGCTGGTCGACTTCATCAACCCACTGGCCTTCGACGGCGGAGAGCAGCTCGCCGCGCCGGCGCTCGCCGCCGCCCGCGCCACGAAGCGCCTGAAGGCGCGCCTGGCACAAGACGGTGTGCCCACCATCTACGCCAACGACAACTACGGCGTGTGGCGCTCCGACTTCCACGACATCCTCACGTATTGCGCCACCCGGCCTGGCGCCACCGGCCGCATGGCCGAGTGGCTCGCCCCGGGGCCCGACGACCTGGTGCTGCTCAAGCCGCGCCATTCGGCCTTTTTTGCCACCCCGCTCGACCTCGTGCTGTCACAGATGCACGCCCGCACCCTGGTGCTCGCCGGCCTTGCTGCCGACATCTGCGTGCAGATCACCGCGATGGACGCGACGCTGCGCGGCTACGAGCTGTGGGTGCCGGCCGACTGCACCGCCGCCGAAAGCGAACCGGCCAAGAAGGCCGCGCTCGCCTACATGAAACGCGTGCTCAAGGCCGACGTGCGGCGCTCGTCCTCGCGCCCGCCGCGCGCCTGA
- a CDS encoding ABC transporter transmembrane domain-containing protein produces the protein MTPSHNRRRVLAGLWDAAWLYRRRTLAAIGLLLLAKVATVCVPLLLKAIVDQFSRPEGLAQSVPQSAAPDLPAGQIVLVIPVFLLLSYALLRFAGTLFTELRDLVFAPVTRRTVIAMSQRAFSHLLSLSPRFHVQRNTGSLIRDVERGTAGVGFLLGAGLFTVVPTLVEFVGVLLVMASGYSLWFTLIIMVTFVVYGAVTMGLTQKRELRQRRVNEMDSRANGRLVDSLLNYETVKTYAREDYERRRYAEICDEWVRGSVHNQRALSGLHISQSAIIAGGVAAVMMLAAEQTVRGVMTVGDLVLVNAYVIQICMPLNALGFVFREASDALVNTEKLFNLLDQRPDIADQPGTPPLQVKEGVVSFENVDFSYEAGRQVLYGASLTIGAGQTVAVVGGSGSGKSTLARLLLRLYDVNQGRITVDGQDIRHTTVGSLREAIGVVPQDTVLFNDTIAYNIAYGRQGAGMADVIEAAKAAQVHEFILSLPQQYETTVGERGLKLSGGEKQRIAIARAFLKNPPIMIFDEATSALDTRAERAIQSELDRIAEGRTTLVIAHRLSTIVNADEIVVMDKGRIVERGKHDDLLAHGGLYAQLWSLQRQQAQFERLERQLARQPVNLVALVANAIDGLREAIDARQVRLYTDVDIDNASVTGDPTTLAQALREVCVWALDATPVGGRVAIKLDRVEGRVRLSVTDGRDAASSPHLAASDWQRPHGTDTPVDPMELRSTLERQGGTFHIEPPGSVKGMRYVMELPLRAVTVEPAAPARGEEPPMHTPADPLQGLSIMVIDDNADAREALGMVLSVQGAEVLSFGRGHDALSWLASHPSGQWPDLLVCDIMLDEEDGHTVMRQVRQLEEERHVPLDRSMPAIALTGLAEAGDRMRALMAGFQVHLVKPVEPDELIQTLFNLAGRHGGDSAPGALPPTGMPPPASPRPEIH, from the coding sequence ATGACCCCTTCGCACAACCGCCGCCGCGTCCTTGCCGGCCTCTGGGACGCCGCCTGGCTTTACCGTCGCCGCACGCTGGCGGCCATCGGCCTGCTGTTGCTGGCGAAGGTGGCCACGGTGTGCGTGCCGCTGCTGCTGAAAGCCATCGTCGACCAGTTCAGCCGCCCCGAAGGGCTGGCGCAAAGCGTGCCGCAAAGCGCTGCGCCCGACCTGCCCGCCGGGCAGATCGTGCTCGTGATCCCGGTCTTCCTGCTGCTGTCGTATGCGCTGCTGCGCTTCGCCGGCACGCTCTTCACCGAGCTGCGCGACCTGGTGTTCGCTCCCGTGACGCGGCGCACGGTGATCGCGATGTCGCAGCGTGCCTTCTCGCACCTGCTCTCCTTGAGCCCGCGCTTCCACGTGCAGCGCAACACCGGCTCGCTGATCCGCGACGTGGAGCGTGGCACCGCAGGCGTGGGTTTCCTGCTCGGTGCCGGGCTCTTCACCGTGGTGCCCACGCTGGTGGAATTCGTCGGCGTGCTGCTGGTGATGGCCAGCGGCTACAGCCTGTGGTTCACGCTCATCATCATGGTGACCTTCGTGGTCTACGGCGCGGTGACGATGGGGCTCACGCAGAAGCGAGAGCTGCGCCAGCGCCGCGTCAACGAGATGGACTCGCGCGCCAACGGCCGGCTGGTCGACAGCCTGCTCAACTACGAGACCGTCAAGACCTACGCCCGCGAAGACTACGAGCGCCGCCGCTACGCCGAGATCTGCGACGAATGGGTGCGCGGCAGCGTGCACAACCAGCGCGCCCTCTCGGGCCTGCACATCAGCCAGAGCGCCATCATCGCGGGCGGCGTGGCCGCGGTGATGATGCTTGCCGCCGAGCAGACGGTGCGCGGCGTGATGACAGTGGGCGACCTCGTGCTCGTCAACGCCTACGTGATCCAGATCTGCATGCCGCTCAATGCGCTCGGCTTCGTGTTTCGCGAGGCCAGCGATGCACTCGTCAACACCGAGAAGCTCTTCAACCTGCTCGACCAGCGACCCGACATTGCCGACCAGCCTGGCACGCCGCCGCTGCAGGTGAAGGAAGGCGTGGTCAGCTTCGAGAACGTCGACTTCTCGTATGAGGCCGGCCGCCAGGTGCTCTACGGCGCCTCGCTCACCATCGGCGCCGGGCAGACGGTGGCGGTGGTCGGCGGCAGCGGCTCGGGCAAGTCGACGCTCGCGCGCCTGCTGCTGCGCCTGTACGACGTGAACCAAGGCCGCATCACCGTCGACGGGCAGGACATCCGCCACACCACGGTCGGCTCGCTGCGCGAGGCCATCGGCGTGGTGCCGCAAGACACGGTGCTCTTCAACGACACCATCGCCTACAACATCGCCTACGGCCGCCAGGGCGCCGGCATGGCCGATGTGATCGAAGCGGCCAAGGCCGCGCAGGTGCACGAGTTCATCCTCTCGCTGCCGCAGCAGTACGAGACGACCGTCGGCGAACGGGGGCTCAAGCTCTCGGGCGGCGAGAAGCAGCGCATCGCCATCGCACGCGCGTTTCTCAAGAACCCGCCGATCATGATCTTCGACGAGGCCACCTCCGCGCTCGACACCCGCGCCGAGCGCGCCATCCAGAGCGAACTCGACCGCATCGCCGAAGGCCGCACCACCCTCGTCATCGCGCACCGGCTCTCCACCATCGTCAACGCCGACGAGATCGTGGTGATGGACAAGGGCCGCATCGTCGAGCGCGGCAAGCACGACGACCTGCTCGCCCACGGCGGCCTCTACGCCCAGCTGTGGAGCCTGCAACGCCAGCAGGCGCAGTTCGAGCGCCTGGAGCGGCAGCTGGCGCGCCAGCCGGTGAACCTCGTGGCGCTGGTGGCAAACGCGATCGACGGGCTGCGCGAAGCGATCGACGCACGCCAGGTGCGGCTCTACACCGATGTCGACATCGACAACGCCAGCGTCACCGGCGACCCCACCACACTCGCGCAGGCGCTGCGCGAGGTCTGCGTCTGGGCCCTCGACGCCACGCCGGTGGGCGGCCGCGTGGCGATCAAGCTCGACCGCGTGGAGGGCCGCGTGCGCCTGAGCGTGACCGACGGCCGCGATGCCGCGTCGTCGCCCCACCTGGCGGCGAGCGACTGGCAGCGCCCGCACGGCACCGACACGCCGGTCGACCCGATGGAGCTGCGCTCCACGCTCGAGCGCCAGGGTGGCACCTTCCACATCGAGCCGCCCGGCTCCGTCAAGGGCATGCGCTACGTGATGGAGCTGCCGCTCAGGGCGGTGACCGTCGAGCCCGCCGCGCCGGCGAGGGGCGAAGAGCCCCCGATGCACACACCGGCCGACCCCTTGCAGGGCCTCTCGATCATGGTGATCGACGACAACGCCGATGCACGCGAAGCGCTGGGCATGGTGCTCTCGGTGCAGGGTGCCGAGGTGCTGTCGTTCGGCCGCGGCCACGATGCACTCTCGTGGCTGGCCAGCCACCCGAGCGGCCAATGGCCCGACCTGCTGGTGTGCGACATCATGCTCGACGAAGAAGATGGCCACACCGTGATGCGCCAGGTGCGGCAGCTCGAAGAGGAGCGCCACGTGCCGCTCGATCGCAGCATGCCCGCCATCGCACTCACGGGCTTGGCCGAAGCCGGCGACCGCATGCGCGCGCTGATGGCCGGCTTCCAGGTGCACCTGGTCAAGCCGGTCGAGCCCGACGAGCTGATCCAGACCCTCTTCAACCTCGCCGGCCGCCACGGCGGCGACTCGGCGCCGGGAGCCCTGCCGCCCACCGGCATGCCGCCTCCTGCATCCCCCAGACCGGAGATCCACTGA
- a CDS encoding SDR family oxidoreductase produces the protein MSNTPSLQGQTIIITGGSRGLGAAIAQVLGEEGALLVIADLALERAQDRVAVLAESGIKALAMPLDVGDEEQVRQVISATRERFGRLDAVINNAAIDITVPIAELTSTDWERVVQTNLTGPFLMAKHAAAAMGPKTAKGGGGHIVNIASTASKRAWPNAAAYHATKWGLLGLSHALHAELRPQGIKVSAVVAGGMRTPFLLDRFPDIDPGVLQDPLNVARTVRFVLTQPDETVIPEITVLPMRETSWP, from the coding sequence ATGTCCAACACCCCCAGCCTGCAAGGCCAAACGATCATCATCACCGGCGGCAGCCGCGGCCTCGGCGCAGCCATTGCGCAGGTGCTCGGCGAAGAAGGCGCCCTTCTCGTCATCGCCGACCTGGCGCTGGAACGTGCGCAAGACCGCGTGGCCGTGCTCGCCGAAAGCGGCATCAAGGCGCTGGCCATGCCGCTCGACGTGGGCGACGAAGAGCAGGTGCGCCAGGTGATCTCGGCCACGCGCGAGCGCTTCGGCCGGCTCGACGCGGTCATCAACAACGCGGCCATCGACATCACCGTGCCCATCGCCGAGCTCACCAGCACCGACTGGGAGCGCGTGGTGCAGACCAACCTCACCGGCCCCTTCCTCATGGCCAAGCACGCCGCGGCCGCGATGGGCCCGAAGACGGCCAAGGGTGGCGGGGGCCACATCGTCAACATCGCCTCCACCGCCTCGAAACGCGCCTGGCCCAACGCAGCGGCCTACCACGCCACCAAGTGGGGGCTGCTCGGCCTCTCGCATGCGCTGCATGCCGAGCTGCGCCCGCAAGGCATCAAGGTTTCGGCGGTGGTGGCGGGCGGCATGCGCACGCCCTTCCTGCTCGACCGTTTCCCCGACATCGACCCCGGCGTGCTGCAAGACCCGCTCAACGTGGCCCGCACCGTGCGCTTCGTGCTCACGCAGCCCGACGAGACCGTGATCCCCGAGATCACGGTGCTGCCGATGCGCGAGACCTCCTGGCCCTGA
- the rpoN gene encoding RNA polymerase factor sigma-54, which translates to MYLHTEQRQQQGLSPRLQQAVRLLQLSSLDFAHEVQAAVDSNPFLDTVDDEAPDEAAAAAPDMPLPEATHADALEAPAVTMADEGGDAQDSWQTAGPSDTPRSDDLDASPMNRVAAETSLSEYLLRQLHVLPIPPRDMLLAEAIVESLDDDGYLRMDDLSELIPVIELDPAVTVPELQIALKRVQSLEPAGVGARSVVECLLLQLDGIEDARERELVRLLVSEKLESLAHKDAATLAKQLGRPVDEVAAACARIRRLDPRPGWRFGSADIRYITPDVIVKKVRNNWTVSLNPAIVPKVRLHRVYAEMFQRHQQAQHPELASQLREARWTLRNVEQRFATILGVAQAIVKRQHHFFDYGPLAMKPMGLKEIAEEVGVHESTVSRVTNNKYMATPSGVFELKYFFSRAMTATSGTAFSGTAIRGLIKDMIENEKPDNPLSDAEITRQLAQQGFVVARRTVTKYRHLLKVEPVERRRNGT; encoded by the coding sequence ATGTACTTGCATACCGAGCAACGCCAGCAGCAAGGGCTTTCGCCGCGTTTGCAGCAAGCGGTGCGCCTGCTCCAGTTGTCGTCGCTCGATTTCGCGCATGAAGTGCAGGCCGCCGTCGACAGCAACCCCTTCCTCGACACGGTGGACGACGAAGCGCCCGACGAAGCTGCCGCCGCCGCGCCCGACATGCCGCTGCCCGAGGCCACGCATGCCGACGCCCTGGAAGCGCCGGCCGTCACCATGGCCGACGAGGGTGGCGACGCCCAGGACAGCTGGCAGACCGCCGGCCCGTCCGACACCCCGCGCAGCGACGACCTCGACGCCTCGCCGATGAACCGCGTGGCCGCCGAGACCTCGCTCAGCGAATACCTGCTGCGCCAGTTGCATGTGCTGCCCATCCCGCCGCGCGACATGCTGCTCGCCGAGGCCATCGTCGAGTCGCTCGACGACGACGGCTACCTGCGCATGGACGACCTCTCCGAGCTGATCCCCGTGATCGAGCTCGACCCCGCCGTCACCGTGCCCGAGTTGCAGATCGCACTCAAGCGCGTGCAGTCGCTCGAGCCTGCCGGCGTGGGCGCGCGCAGCGTGGTCGAGTGCCTGCTGCTGCAACTCGACGGCATCGAGGACGCGCGTGAGCGTGAATTGGTGCGCCTCCTCGTGTCGGAAAAACTCGAGAGCCTCGCGCACAAGGATGCCGCAACGCTCGCCAAGCAACTGGGCCGCCCGGTCGACGAAGTGGCCGCGGCCTGTGCCCGCATCCGCCGCCTCGACCCGCGCCCCGGGTGGCGCTTCGGCTCGGCCGACATCCGCTACATCACGCCCGACGTGATCGTGAAGAAGGTGCGCAACAACTGGACGGTGTCGCTCAACCCCGCCATCGTGCCCAAGGTGCGGCTGCACCGCGTGTACGCCGAGATGTTCCAGCGCCACCAGCAGGCGCAGCACCCCGAGCTCGCCTCGCAGCTGCGCGAGGCCCGCTGGACGCTGCGCAACGTGGAGCAGCGCTTCGCCACCATCCTCGGCGTGGCGCAAGCCATCGTGAAGCGCCAGCACCACTTCTTCGACTACGGGCCGCTCGCGATGAAGCCGATGGGCCTGAAGGAGATCGCCGAGGAGGTGGGCGTGCACGAGTCGACCGTCTCGCGCGTCACCAACAACAAGTACATGGCCACGCCGAGCGGCGTGTTCGAGCTCAAGTACTTCTTCTCGCGCGCGATGACGGCCACGAGCGGCACCGCGTTCTCGGGCACCGCGATCCGCGGGCTCATCAAGGACATGATCGAGAACGAGAAGCCCGACAACCCGCTGTCGGATGCCGAGATCACCCGCCAGCTCGCACAGCAAGGCTTCGTGGTGGCGCGCCGCACGGTCACCAAGTACCGCCACCTGTTGAAGGTGGAGCCGGTGGAGCGGCGGCGCAACGGCACCTGA